One part of the Symphalangus syndactylus isolate Jambi chromosome 1, NHGRI_mSymSyn1-v2.1_pri, whole genome shotgun sequence genome encodes these proteins:
- the SYT4 gene encoding synaptotagmin-4: MAPITTSREEFDEIPTVVGIFSAFGLVFTVSLFAWICCQRKSSKSNKTPPYKFVHVLKGVDIYPENLNSKKKFGADDKNEVKNKPAVPKNSLHLDLEKRDLNGNFPKTNLKPGSPSDLENATPKLFLEGEKESVSPESLKSSTSLTSEEKQEKLGTLFFSLEYNFEKKAFVVNIKEARGLPAMDEQSMTSDPYIKMTILPEKKHKVKTRVLRKTLDPAFDETFTFYGIPYTQIQELALHFTILSFDRFSRDDIIGEVLIPLSGIELSGGKMLMNREIIKRNVRKSSGRGELLISLCYQSTTNTLTVVVLKARHLPKSDVSGLSDPYVKVNLYHAKKRISKKKTHVKKCTPNAVFNELFVFDIPCEGLEDISVEFLVLDSERGSRNEVIGQLVLGAAAEGTGGEHWKEICDYPRRQIAKWHVLCDG, encoded by the exons ATGAAATCCCCACAGTGGTGGGGATCTTCAGTGCATTTGGCCTGGTCTTCACAGTCTCTCTCTTTGCATGGATCTGCTGTCAGAGAAAATCATCCAAGTCTAACAAGACTCCTCCATACAAGTTTGTGCATGTGCTTAAGGGAGTTGATATTTACCCTGAAAACCTAAATAGCAAAAAGAAATTTGGAGCAGATGATAAAAATGAAGTAAAGAATAAGCCAGCTGTGCCAAAGAATTCATTGCATCTGGATCTTGAAAAGAGAGATCTCAATGGCAATTTTCCCAAAACCAACCTCAAACCTGGCAGTCCTTCTGATCTGGAGAATGCAACCCCGAAGCTCTTTTTAGAAGGGGAAAAAGAGTCAGTTTCCCCTGAGAGTTTAAAGTCCAGCACTTCCCTTACTTCAGAAGAGAAACAAGAGAAGCTGGGAACTCTCTTCTTCTCCTTAGAGTACAACTTCGAGAAAAAAGCATTTGTGGTCAATATCAAGGAAGCCCGTGGCTTGCCAGCCATGGATGAGCAGTCAATGACCTCTGACCCATATATCAAAATGACGATCCTCCCAGAGAAGAAGCATAAAGTGAAAACTAGAGTGCTGAGAAAAACCTTGGATCCAGCTTTTGATGAGACCTTTACATTCTATGGGATCCCCTACACCCAAATCCAAGAATTGGCCTTGCACTTCACAATTTTGAGTTTTGACAGGTTTTCAAGAGATGATATCATTGGGGAAGTTCTAATTCCTCTCTCGGGAATTGAATTATCTGGAGGAAAAATGTTAATGAACAGAGAGATCATCAAGAGAAATGTTAGG aAGTCTTCAGGACGGGGTGAGTTACTGATCTCTCTCTGCTATCAGTCCACCACAAACACTCTAACTGTGGTTGTCTTAAAAGCTCGACATCTGCCTAAATCTGATGTGTCCGGACTTTCAG ATCCCTATGTCAAAGTGAACCTGTACCATGCCAAAAAGAGAATCTCCAAGAAGAAGACTCATGTGAAGAAATGCACCCCCAATGCAGTGTTCAATGAGCTGTTTGTCTTTGATATTCCTTGTGAGGGCCTTGAAGATATAAGTGTTGAATTTTTGGTTTTGGATTCTGAAAGGGGGTCCCGAAATGAGGTAATCGGGCAGTTAGTCTTGGGTGCAGCAGCAGAAGGAACTGGTGGAGAGCACTGGAAAGAGATCTGTGACTACCCCAGGAGACAAATTGCCAAGTGGCACGTGCTCTGTGATGGTTAG